The following are encoded in a window of Novosphingobium sp. THN1 genomic DNA:
- the grxD gene encoding Grx4 family monothiol glutaredoxin, which produces MSTEQRISEIVNGNDVVLFMKGTPLFPQCGFSSKAIAILEHLGVEYASVDVLQDMEIRSGIKAYSDWPTIPQLYVKGEFVGGSDIMMEMFQAGELQQLMEDSGVKAA; this is translated from the coding sequence ATGTCGACCGAGCAGCGCATCTCCGAAATCGTCAACGGCAACGACGTCGTCCTGTTCATGAAGGGCACGCCGCTGTTTCCGCAGTGCGGCTTTTCCAGCAAGGCCATTGCCATCCTCGAGCATCTGGGTGTCGAATACGCCTCGGTTGACGTGCTGCAGGACATGGAAATCCGCAGCGGCATCAAAGCGTATTCCGACTGGCCGACGATCCCGCAGCTTTACGTCAAGGGCGAGTTCGTGGGCGGTTCGGACATCATGATGGAGATGTTCCAGGCTGGTGAATTGCAGCAGCTGATGGAAGATTCCGGCGTCAAGGCAGCCTGA
- a CDS encoding BolA family protein, giving the protein MAMPAAEIEAMIRAALPDAEVEITDLAGDGDHYAARVTSAAFAGLSRVKQHKLVYDALGGRMGGELHALQLTTAVPN; this is encoded by the coding sequence ATGGCAATGCCTGCGGCCGAGATCGAGGCGATGATCCGTGCGGCCTTGCCGGACGCAGAGGTCGAGATCACGGACCTTGCGGGCGACGGCGATCACTATGCCGCCCGTGTCACATCTGCCGCCTTTGCTGGCCTGAGCCGCGTCAAGCAGCACAAGCTGGTCTATGATGCGCTGGGCGGGCGCATGGGCGGCGAGCTTCATGCCTTGCAACTGACCACTGCCGTTCCCAACTGA
- a CDS encoding DUF1476 domain-containing protein, with translation MTTFDDREKAFEAKFARDEEMMFRVHARRNRLLGTWAAERMGLDAAETEAYAKSVVQADFEEAGDEDVIRKLLGDLVSAGIETDEAEIRAAMEAKQVDARRQLMGEA, from the coding sequence ATGACCACGTTCGACGATCGCGAGAAGGCTTTTGAAGCCAAGTTCGCCCGTGACGAGGAAATGATGTTCCGCGTCCACGCCCGCCGCAACCGTCTGCTGGGCACCTGGGCCGCCGAGCGCATGGGCCTCGATGCAGCCGAGACCGAGGCTTATGCCAAGTCGGTCGTGCAGGCCGATTTCGAGGAAGCCGGCGACGAGGACGTCATCCGCAAGCTGCTGGGCGACCTGGTTTCGGCCGGGATCGAAACCGACGAAGCGGAAATCCGCGCGGCGATGGAAGCCAAGCAGGTCGACGCTCGCCGCCAGCTGATGGGCGAAGCCTGA
- a CDS encoding prolyl oligopeptidase family protein, giving the protein MARSARGLLGGALLLAALLSAGRAVADSSEAAFPEATGGSSPGSGKAMLVLPKTAYPATRADALVEQVFGQRVADPFRWLEADPRTDGAVASWVAEQNALSGEYLARLPGRERFASRIRALFDFERYGLPRKAGRSYFYTRNSGLQNQSALWVRKGVEGRQRLLIDPNGWSADGSLALAQWEPSPSGRYVAFAEQEAGSDWRTLRVVDVGTGRILDERIAWANDTDIAWVGDEGFLYSRFPAPRPGDDPRAPRFNKAVWFHRVGTAQDRDELVHATPGQPELSHKALVTSDGRWAVVISEVSTDKRNAVHLIQLGGRRAGQWIVQPLVPEIADHWRLVAGIGNRLWFLTDRGAANYHLVNIDLAQPRKGWTVVVPERGNTLEGARMIGDRFLLSYLKDGQTIAVMTDRRGRPGKAITLNGIGTASGFGGRPGDAETFYQFTSFNLPPAIYRMDLQSGAVTPFAVPKMAFDPADYLVEQRQYPSKDGTMVPLYVVRKKALAAAGKPLPTLLYGYGGFDIALTPGYSPVRMAWLEAGGAFALASIRGGGELGRTWYEAGRREKKQNSFDDFIAAGEYLVKEGIAAKGGLAIQGASNGGLLVGAVVNQRPDLFAAANPDVGVMDMLRFDRFTSGRFWVDDYGRPDREGDWHTLRSYSPYHNIIGGRTYPAILVTTADNDDRVVPAHSFKYVAALQSADIGERPRLLRVEARAGHGAGKPVDKVIGTGADVLSFLAYWTGLPAGAQGK; this is encoded by the coding sequence ATGGCAAGGTCTGCGCGCGGCCTGTTGGGCGGCGCACTTCTGTTGGCGGCGCTGCTGTCAGCAGGCCGGGCAGTTGCGGACAGTTCCGAAGCGGCCTTTCCTGAGGCCACTGGCGGCTCCAGCCCCGGCAGCGGCAAGGCCATGCTTGTCCTGCCGAAGACAGCTTATCCAGCGACCCGGGCCGATGCGCTGGTCGAGCAGGTTTTCGGGCAGCGGGTTGCCGATCCCTTCCGCTGGCTTGAAGCCGATCCGCGCACCGATGGCGCGGTTGCTTCGTGGGTGGCAGAGCAGAACGCCTTGAGCGGGGAATATCTGGCAAGGCTCCCCGGCCGTGAGCGGTTTGCCAGTCGCATTCGCGCCCTGTTTGATTTTGAGCGCTATGGCCTGCCGCGCAAGGCGGGGCGCAGCTATTTCTACACACGCAATTCCGGGTTGCAGAACCAGTCGGCGTTGTGGGTCCGCAAGGGCGTGGAGGGCAGGCAGCGCCTGTTGATCGATCCGAATGGCTGGAGTGCCGATGGTTCACTGGCACTGGCGCAATGGGAGCCATCGCCCTCGGGTAGGTACGTTGCCTTTGCGGAGCAGGAGGCGGGCAGTGACTGGCGCACCTTGCGCGTCGTCGATGTCGGGACCGGACGCATCCTTGATGAGCGCATCGCCTGGGCCAACGACACGGATATTGCCTGGGTGGGCGACGAGGGTTTCCTCTATTCCCGCTTTCCCGCGCCACGGCCGGGCGATGATCCGCGGGCGCCGCGCTTCAACAAGGCGGTGTGGTTCCATCGGGTAGGCACTGCGCAGGATCGGGACGAACTGGTTCACGCAACGCCCGGGCAGCCGGAGTTGAGCCACAAGGCGCTGGTAACGAGTGACGGACGCTGGGCGGTGGTGATCAGCGAGGTCAGCACCGACAAGCGCAACGCGGTGCATCTGATCCAGCTTGGTGGCAGGCGGGCAGGGCAGTGGATCGTCCAGCCGCTGGTTCCGGAGATCGCCGATCACTGGCGCCTGGTGGCAGGAATAGGCAATCGCTTGTGGTTCCTGACCGATCGTGGCGCGGCGAACTATCACCTGGTCAATATCGACCTTGCCCAACCCCGGAAGGGCTGGACCGTGGTCGTGCCCGAGCGCGGCAATACGCTGGAAGGCGCGCGGATGATCGGCGACCGCTTCCTGCTGTCCTACCTGAAGGATGGCCAGACAATTGCGGTGATGACCGATCGCAGGGGCAGACCGGGCAAGGCGATCACGCTTAACGGCATCGGCACGGCAAGCGGTTTCGGCGGACGGCCGGGCGATGCGGAGACGTTCTACCAGTTCACCAGCTTCAACCTGCCGCCCGCGATCTACCGCATGGACCTGCAGAGCGGCGCGGTGACACCGTTTGCTGTGCCCAAGATGGCATTCGATCCGGCAGACTATCTGGTCGAGCAGCGCCAGTACCCTTCGAAGGACGGGACGATGGTGCCGCTTTACGTCGTGCGCAAGAAGGCGCTGGCGGCGGCAGGCAAGCCGCTGCCGACCCTGCTCTATGGCTATGGCGGTTTCGACATTGCCCTGACGCCGGGCTATTCGCCGGTGCGCATGGCCTGGCTCGAGGCGGGCGGAGCGTTCGCCTTGGCAAGCATCCGCGGCGGCGGCGAGCTGGGGCGCACCTGGTACGAAGCAGGGCGGCGCGAGAAGAAGCAGAACAGCTTCGACGACTTTATCGCGGCGGGCGAATACCTTGTGAAGGAAGGCATCGCGGCCAAGGGCGGCCTTGCGATCCAGGGCGCATCGAATGGCGGCCTGTTGGTGGGAGCAGTCGTGAACCAGCGGCCCGACCTGTTCGCCGCGGCCAATCCCGATGTCGGCGTGATGGACATGCTGCGGTTTGACCGTTTTACCTCGGGCCGGTTCTGGGTTGACGATTATGGCCGTCCTGATCGCGAGGGGGACTGGCATACGTTGCGCAGCTATTCGCCCTATCACAACATCATCGGGGGCAGGACCTATCCGGCCATCCTCGTGACCACTGCGGATAATGATGACCGCGTGGTCCCGGCGCACAGCTTCAAGTATGTGGCGGCGCTGCAGTCGGCTGACATCGGTGAGCGGCCGCGCCTGTTGCGGGTGGAGGCCCGCGCGGGGCACGGGGCGGGCAAGCCGGTGGACAAGGTGATCGGCACGGGCGCGGATGTGCTTTCGTTTCTGGCCTACTGGACGGGGTTGCCGGCTGGCGCGCAGGGCAAGTGA
- a CDS encoding prolyl oligopeptidase family protein — MPLRQFLFATAVAAVSLSAPAHAGETAVNYPETERGPVAETFFGEKVADPYRWLEADVRVDPKVAAWVDEQSKFTDAYLKALPERAAFEQKLMKLFDFERYGLPVKAGKHVFFRHNSGLQNQSVLYVRNADGNGDSRGGRRVLIDPNGWAKDGATALDEWVPSHDGSKVAYSVQDGGTDWRSIKVIDVETGEVLSDTIEHVKFSRLAWAGNDGIIYSRFPEPKAGEAFQAVSSNQSVWYHKLGTAQSEDRQVHATPDNPRLYHSAEVTHDQRWLVVSTSTGSEKGNAVGVAAIGKGDWKVRPLITSLADEWTLVEGIGDRLWFMTSKDAPRKAVVMVDLSGAEPVFAPVVSEDEAVLDGARIVGDRLVLNYLRDVKAEMRLAGLDGQGVTKVALPGIGSIAGVVGEPGERQGYFAFSGFTQPATIYAFDATKPASASVWEAPKLAFDPAQFETQQVFYPSKDGTKIPMFVVRRKDLKGPVPTILYGYGGFNVSILPGYSPARMAWLQTGGAYAVANLRGGGEYGEAWHLAGKGPTKQNVFDDFIAAGEWLKASGVTSKEGLAVEGGSNGGLLVGAVVNQRPDLFAAAHPAVGVMDMLRFDKFTAGREWVFDYGFPEKEADWRLLRSYSPYHNVKAGTPYPAVLVTTADTDDRVVPGHSFKYAAALQAAGLGPMPQLIRIETRAGHGSGKPISKLIEETADVYAFLAHWTGLKATD, encoded by the coding sequence ATGCCTTTGCGCCAATTCCTGTTCGCCACTGCGGTGGCGGCCGTCAGCCTGTCTGCACCTGCCCATGCCGGAGAAACAGCCGTGAACTATCCCGAGACCGAGCGAGGCCCGGTGGCCGAGACATTCTTCGGCGAAAAGGTGGCGGACCCCTATCGCTGGCTGGAAGCGGACGTACGTGTCGACCCCAAGGTCGCGGCCTGGGTCGATGAGCAGAGCAAGTTCACCGACGCATACCTGAAGGCGCTGCCCGAGCGTGCTGCGTTCGAGCAGAAGCTGATGAAGCTTTTCGATTTCGAACGCTATGGCCTGCCGGTCAAGGCGGGCAAGCACGTGTTCTTCCGGCACAACTCCGGACTGCAGAATCAGTCCGTGCTCTACGTGCGCAACGCTGATGGCAATGGCGACAGCCGTGGGGGGCGGCGGGTGCTGATCGATCCGAACGGATGGGCCAAGGATGGTGCCACCGCGCTGGACGAATGGGTGCCCTCGCACGATGGCAGCAAGGTGGCCTATTCGGTGCAGGATGGTGGGACGGACTGGCGCTCGATCAAGGTCATCGACGTCGAGACCGGCGAGGTGCTTTCGGACACGATCGAGCACGTGAAGTTCTCGCGGCTGGCCTGGGCGGGCAATGATGGGATCATCTATTCGCGCTTTCCCGAACCAAAGGCGGGCGAGGCGTTTCAGGCGGTCAGTTCGAACCAGTCGGTCTGGTACCATAAACTGGGAACGGCACAGAGCGAGGACCGGCAGGTCCATGCGACGCCGGACAATCCCCGGCTCTATCACTCGGCCGAAGTGACGCACGATCAGCGCTGGCTGGTTGTTTCGACCAGCACCGGTAGCGAGAAGGGCAATGCCGTTGGCGTTGCCGCGATCGGCAAGGGCGACTGGAAGGTTCGCCCGCTGATCACTTCGCTGGCCGACGAATGGACCTTGGTCGAGGGTATCGGCGACCGGCTGTGGTTCATGACCAGCAAGGATGCACCGCGCAAAGCGGTGGTGATGGTCGACCTTTCCGGCGCAGAGCCGGTGTTCGCTCCGGTCGTGAGTGAGGACGAGGCCGTACTGGACGGAGCCCGCATCGTCGGTGATCGGCTGGTGCTGAACTACTTGCGCGACGTCAAGGCCGAGATGCGCCTGGCGGGGCTGGATGGCCAAGGCGTGACAAAGGTGGCCTTGCCGGGGATCGGCAGTATTGCCGGCGTTGTGGGGGAGCCGGGTGAGCGACAGGGTTACTTCGCGTTCAGCGGCTTTACCCAGCCCGCGACAATCTATGCCTTCGACGCGACCAAGCCGGCATCGGCCAGCGTGTGGGAAGCACCCAAGCTGGCGTTCGATCCGGCGCAGTTCGAAACGCAGCAGGTATTCTATCCTTCCAAAGACGGCACGAAAATCCCGATGTTCGTGGTGCGGCGCAAGGATCTGAAGGGGCCGGTGCCGACCATCCTCTATGGCTATGGCGGGTTCAACGTTTCGATCCTGCCGGGATATTCGCCCGCGCGAATGGCCTGGCTGCAGACAGGCGGGGCCTATGCCGTGGCAAATCTGCGCGGTGGCGGAGAGTACGGCGAGGCATGGCACCTCGCCGGCAAGGGCCCGACCAAGCAGAACGTTTTCGACGACTTCATTGCGGCCGGCGAATGGCTGAAGGCCAGTGGCGTGACCAGCAAGGAGGGCCTTGCGGTCGAGGGTGGTTCGAACGGCGGCCTGCTGGTCGGAGCAGTCGTCAACCAGCGGCCCGACCTGTTTGCGGCGGCGCATCCGGCGGTCGGCGTGATGGACATGCTGCGCTTCGACAAGTTCACGGCGGGGCGCGAATGGGTGTTCGACTATGGCTTTCCGGAGAAGGAGGCTGACTGGCGCTTGCTGCGCAGCTATTCGCCCTATCATAACGTGAAGGCTGGCACGCCATATCCGGCGGTGCTGGTGACGACGGCGGATACCGACGACCGCGTGGTGCCGGGGCACAGCTTCAAGTATGCCGCCGCGCTTCAGGCCGCCGGACTTGGGCCGATGCCGCAACTGATCCGCATCGAAACCCGCGCGGGGCACGGATCCGGCAAGCCGATCTCGAAGCTGATCGAGGAAACGGCTGACGTCTATGCCTTTCTGGCGCATTGGACGGGGCTGAAAGCCACGGACTGA
- the rplQ gene encoding 50S ribosomal protein L17, with protein MRHKLGQRKLGRTSAHRIAMLRNMAAALIKHEQITTTTPKARELRPYIEKLITLGKKGGLSNRRLAHARLLDDAQLQKLFTVLAERYADRNGGYTRIIKAGIRASDAAPIAVIELVDRDTSAKGQDSGPVMTADEDEYEAA; from the coding sequence ATGCGTCATAAACTTGGCCAGCGTAAGCTGGGTCGTACTTCTGCCCACCGCATCGCGATGCTGCGCAACATGGCTGCTGCGCTGATCAAGCATGAGCAGATCACCACGACGACGCCGAAGGCGCGCGAACTGCGCCCCTACATCGAAAAGCTGATCACGCTTGGCAAGAAGGGCGGCCTTTCGAACCGTCGTCTCGCCCATGCCCGTCTGCTTGACGACGCCCAGCTGCAGAAGCTGTTCACCGTTCTGGCCGAGCGTTATGCCGACCGTAACGGCGGCTACACCCGCATCATCAAGGCTGGCATCCGCGCTTCGGACGCGGCGCCGATCGCCGTGATCGAACTGGTCGACCGTGATACCTCGGCCAAGGGCCAGGATTCGGGCCCGGTGATGACCGCCGATGAAGACGAATACGAAGCCGCGTAA
- a CDS encoding DNA-directed RNA polymerase subunit alpha: MTVNIKNWQELKKPNNLEIKPGNDAKRRATFVAEPLERGFGLTLGNALRRVLLSSLQGAAVTSIKIENVLHEFSSLAGVREDVTDIVLNVKQIALKMQGEGPKRLQLSATGPGEVKAGDIAVTGDIEVMNKDLVICNLDEGATFNMELTVDTGKGYVPAVSNRPVDAPIGLIPVDSLYSPVRQVSYKVDNARIGQELDYDKLNLTVETDGTITPEDAVAYAARILQDQLALFVHFDDQVPVGHVPSVAGGVAAHAPEESDANQLNRYLLKKVDELELSVRSANCLKNDNIIYIGDLVQKTEAEMLRTPNFGRKSLNEIKEVLSSMGLRLGMDIPGWPPENIEEMAKKLEQELLG; the protein is encoded by the coding sequence ATGACTGTCAACATCAAGAACTGGCAGGAACTGAAGAAGCCCAACAATCTCGAGATCAAGCCGGGCAACGACGCCAAGCGCCGCGCGACTTTCGTCGCCGAACCGCTTGAGCGTGGCTTTGGTCTCACCCTCGGCAACGCGCTGCGTCGCGTGCTGCTCTCCTCGCTTCAGGGCGCGGCGGTTACCTCGATCAAGATCGAGAACGTCCTTCACGAATTCTCGTCGCTCGCTGGCGTCCGCGAAGACGTGACCGACATCGTGCTCAACGTGAAGCAGATTGCCCTCAAGATGCAGGGCGAAGGCCCCAAGCGTCTGCAGCTCTCGGCCACTGGCCCGGGCGAAGTGAAGGCAGGCGACATCGCCGTTACCGGCGACATCGAGGTCATGAACAAGGACCTCGTGATCTGCAATCTCGACGAAGGCGCGACGTTCAACATGGAACTGACCGTCGACACCGGCAAGGGCTATGTCCCCGCCGTGTCGAACCGTCCGGTTGACGCGCCGATCGGCCTGATCCCGGTTGACTCGCTGTATTCGCCGGTTCGCCAGGTTTCGTACAAGGTCGACAACGCCCGTATCGGTCAGGAGCTTGACTACGACAAGCTCAACCTGACGGTCGAAACCGACGGCACGATCACCCCGGAAGACGCCGTGGCCTATGCCGCGCGCATCCTCCAGGACCAGCTCGCGCTGTTCGTCCACTTCGACGACCAGGTGCCGGTCGGCCACGTTCCCTCGGTTGCCGGCGGCGTTGCTGCCCATGCGCCGGAAGAGAGCGATGCCAACCAGCTCAACCGTTACCTTCTCAAGAAGGTCGACGAGCTCGAGCTGTCGGTCCGTTCGGCCAACTGCCTCAAGAACGACAACATCATCTACATCGGCGACCTGGTCCAGAAGACCGAAGCCGAGATGCTGCGCACGCCGAACTTCGGCCGCAAGTCGCTCAACGAGATCAAGGAAGTCCTTTCGTCGATGGGCCTGCGCCTCGGCATGGACATCCCCGGCTGGCCGCCGGAGAACATCGAAGAGATGGCCAAGAAGCTCGAGCAGGAGCTTCTCGGCTGA
- the rpsK gene encoding 30S ribosomal protein S11 produces the protein MAREPQRIKRRERKNITSGVAHVNASFNNTMITITDAQGNAISWSSAGMMGFKGSRKSTPYAAQVAADDAGKKAAEHGVRTLEVEVKGPGSGRESALRALQAVGFTITAIRDVTPIPHNGVRPSKRRRV, from the coding sequence ATGGCACGCGAACCTCAGCGCATTAAGCGCCGCGAGCGCAAGAACATCACCAGCGGTGTCGCGCACGTAAACGCCAGCTTCAACAACACCATGATCACCATCACCGATGCTCAGGGCAACGCCATTTCGTGGTCGTCGGCCGGCATGATGGGCTTCAAGGGCAGCCGCAAGTCGACGCCGTACGCTGCGCAGGTCGCAGCTGACGATGCCGGCAAGAAGGCTGCGGAACATGGTGTCCGCACCCTCGAAGTCGAAGTCAAGGGTCCGGGTTCGGGCCGCGAGAGCGCCCTGCGCGCACTCCAGGCGGTCGGCTTCACCATCACGGCGATCCGTGACGTGACTCCGATCCCGCACAACGGCGTTCGTCCGTCGAAGCGTCGTCGCGTCTGA
- the rpsM gene encoding 30S ribosomal protein S13 has protein sequence MARIAGVNIPTNKRVIIALTYIHGIGAHKAKQIADKLGIEHTRRVADLSDAEILQIRETIDAEHTVEGDLRREVAMNIKRLMDLACYRGLRHRKGLPVRGQRTHTNARTRKGKAKPIAGKKK, from the coding sequence GTGGCTCGTATTGCCGGGGTCAACATCCCCACCAACAAGCGCGTGATCATCGCGCTCACCTATATCCATGGCATTGGCGCTCACAAGGCCAAGCAGATCGCCGACAAGCTGGGTATCGAACACACCCGTCGCGTGGCTGATCTCTCGGACGCCGAGATCCTTCAGATCCGCGAAACGATCGATGCCGAGCACACCGTGGAAGGCGATCTTCGTCGCGAAGTGGCGATGAACATCAAGCGCCTCATGGACCTCGCGTGCTATCGTGGTCTGCGTCACCGCAAGGGCCTGCCGGTCCGCGGTCAGCGCACGCACACGAACGCCCGCACCCGCAAGGGCAAGGCCAAGCCGATCGCCGGCAAGAAGAAGTAA
- a CDS encoding DoxX family protein, whose protein sequence is MAALRLPPLVRLALLVPLTLLLAAFHGFVGWHKVFSSREELMHHTAWTVHLPEWLGRFVGITELALTLLLLLALVRPRYSRLGMLAACGFIALELVSTVTHQIAQDGASLSQNLLSIFITAVVAWLFAQRAAAAR, encoded by the coding sequence ATGGCCGCACTGCGTCTTCCGCCGCTTGTAAGACTGGCCCTGCTCGTGCCGCTGACCTTGCTGCTTGCGGCATTTCACGGGTTCGTCGGCTGGCACAAGGTCTTCTCCTCGCGCGAGGAACTGATGCACCACACCGCATGGACCGTGCATCTGCCGGAATGGCTCGGACGCTTCGTCGGCATCACCGAGCTTGCGCTCACGCTACTGCTGCTGCTGGCACTGGTCCGGCCACGATACAGCCGCCTCGGCATGTTGGCGGCGTGCGGCTTCATCGCGCTGGAACTGGTCTCCACCGTAACCCATCAAATCGCGCAGGACGGCGCATCGCTTTCCCAGAACCTGCTGTCGATCTTTATAACGGCCGTCGTCGCATGGCTGTTTGCGCAAAGGGCTGCGGCCGCTAGATAG
- a CDS encoding transglutaminase family protein: protein MHAAAVDMFGHLTGGAAVEAVRDWIATHLAYVPGASHGGTTALDTFHAREGVCRDYAHLLIALVRSLGIPARMVSAYSPDVNPQDFHAVAQVWLAGDWHLVDATGMADPATTAIIGVGRDAADIAFLTIFGAATLNEQVVSVSIDGSAPTARSAEDR, encoded by the coding sequence ATGCACGCCGCCGCCGTCGACATGTTCGGCCACCTCACCGGCGGCGCGGCTGTAGAGGCCGTGCGCGACTGGATCGCCACCCACCTCGCCTATGTCCCCGGTGCCAGCCACGGCGGCACCACCGCGCTCGACACCTTCCACGCCCGCGAAGGCGTCTGCCGCGACTACGCCCACCTCCTGATCGCGCTCGTCCGCAGCCTTGGCATCCCGGCAAGAATGGTCAGCGCCTACAGCCCCGACGTGAACCCGCAAGACTTCCACGCCGTAGCGCAAGTCTGGCTGGCCGGAGACTGGCACCTCGTCGACGCCACCGGCATGGCCGACCCTGCGACAACCGCGATCATCGGCGTAGGCCGCGACGCAGCCGACATAGCCTTCCTGACGATCTTCGGCGCGGCAACGCTGAACGAGCAGGTGGTAAGCGTTTCGATAGATGGCAGCGCCCCGACCGCACGATCAGCCGAAGACAGGTGA
- a CDS encoding PQQ-dependent sugar dehydrogenase, which produces MKKCVLAFAAVLLGSCGSGDGGSSTVAVPPGTSGPTPTASATPATISGVTQSVAVATFDKPWAMAMLPDGRMLVSQRSASGALWLVAADGTKKAVGGLPASIGVLDVKLAPDYASTRQIFITYMVEDRAALRVGRAKDEPTLFPQRMEAAHAVLGNGTTGPELSNVVTFFRQDPTIVAFDGSGEPGGRMAFSPDGRYLFLTSGDRQELDASFLFDLSNTLGKILRFNRDGSIPADNPFAASATAKKEIWTIGHRNHYGLAFTRDGRLWSSEMGPKGGDELNVIKPGLNYGWPAVSNGDNYVGPAIPDHAPGDGYEAPAISWTPVIAPAGMIVCGGKLFGDWSGDILLTGLQSHGIVRVRPQGASASEVQRIDLGTRVRDIAEAPDGSLWILTDGAAGELRRLSPVFG; this is translated from the coding sequence ATGAAGAAATGCGTTCTGGCGTTCGCCGCTGTCCTGCTTGGATCGTGCGGCTCCGGGGATGGTGGATCATCGACGGTTGCAGTGCCTCCGGGCACAAGCGGACCCACGCCCACGGCATCGGCCACGCCAGCGACGATCAGCGGTGTCACGCAATCGGTGGCAGTCGCCACCTTCGACAAGCCGTGGGCCATGGCCATGCTTCCCGATGGCCGGATGCTGGTGAGCCAGCGCAGCGCATCGGGTGCGCTATGGCTTGTTGCCGCTGACGGTACGAAGAAGGCGGTGGGCGGACTTCCGGCATCGATCGGCGTGCTGGATGTAAAGCTTGCACCAGACTATGCCTCAACCCGGCAGATCTTCATCACCTACATGGTGGAAGATCGCGCCGCCTTGCGGGTGGGGCGGGCGAAGGATGAACCGACGTTGTTCCCGCAACGGATGGAAGCGGCCCATGCCGTACTCGGCAACGGAACGACCGGTCCGGAACTGTCGAATGTCGTCACGTTCTTTCGCCAGGACCCCACAATTGTTGCCTTTGATGGTTCGGGCGAACCGGGCGGGCGCATGGCGTTCTCGCCCGATGGCCGGTATCTGTTCCTGACTTCGGGCGATCGGCAGGAGCTGGACGCGAGTTTCCTGTTCGACCTGTCGAATACGCTGGGCAAGATCCTCCGCTTCAACCGTGATGGCTCGATACCTGCAGATAATCCGTTCGCGGCCAGCGCAACGGCGAAGAAGGAAATCTGGACGATCGGCCACCGCAACCACTACGGTCTGGCGTTTACGCGCGATGGACGGCTGTGGTCATCCGAAATGGGGCCGAAGGGCGGTGACGAGCTAAACGTCATCAAACCCGGGCTCAATTACGGCTGGCCGGCTGTATCCAACGGGGACAATTATGTTGGACCTGCAATCCCCGATCACGCGCCGGGTGATGGGTACGAGGCGCCGGCTATTTCCTGGACACCGGTGATCGCGCCAGCCGGCATGATCGTATGCGGGGGCAAGCTTTTCGGTGACTGGAGCGGGGACATTCTTCTGACTGGCCTGCAATCTCACGGGATTGTCAGGGTAAGGCCTCAAGGAGCATCGGCGAGCGAGGTACAGCGGATCGATCTGGGGACGCGGGTTCGCGACATTGCTGAAGCGCCTGATGGCTCGCTCTGGATCCTGACCGATGGGGCAGCCGGCGAGTTGCGCCGTCTGTCACCTGTCTTCGGCTGA